The genomic region AGAGGTCGAGGTCGATGGAGAAGACCGGCGTGGTCTGCCGCGCGGCGAAGGCGAGGGCGTCGCCGCCGTGGGACCAGACGAAGCTGGGCACGTTCTTCGCGACCTCGCGGGCCTCGGGCTTCTCGGAGAGCTCGGCCCAGGAGAGGTTCCCGCCGCGGCTCTGCGGGCTGTATTTGTCGAGCCAGCCGATCCGCTTGCTGGTGGGCGCGAAGGTGAAGTCGGTGACCGTGGTGCCGATCTTCACCGGCTTCGCCACGCCTGCGGGCAGCACGTAGAGATCGCCGAACTGCTTCTGGATGGTCACGTCGCCGATGAAGGCGAGGTGCCTGCCGTCCGGCGAGAAGCGGAAGGTGGGCACGCCCTCCCCCACCTTCGCCGGCTTGCTCCCCGGCTCCACCACGTAGAGATCGGTGCCGCCCTTGTCGTTGCGGGCGGTGAAGGCGAGCCGCTTGCCGTCCTCGGCCCAGCGGTAGTCGGCCACGTCGTCGGCCAGCGCCTGCGCCTGGTCCGGCTTCGCCAGATCGACGAGCAGCAGCTCGCCACCTCCGCCGATCGCTCGGCGCCGCACCAGCAGCGACTTGCCGTCCGGCGAGAACTCGAAGGTCGAGGCGTTGGGGGCGATCGCCACCGGGGCGCCGCCGGCGGCGAGCTCCACCGAGAGCTTGCGATCGGCCACGTAGCCGAGCTGCCTGCCGTCTGGCGAGAAGGCGAAGAAGGAGACCTCGTCGGCGACCTTGCGGCTCTCGCCCCGGGCCACGTCCGCCACCACCAGGGTGCCGTGCTGCTTCGGGAAGGACCACGCGGTGAGCGCGCCGAGCTTCCCGC from Vulgatibacter sp. harbors:
- a CDS encoding TolB family protein — its product is MFSLRVLPLLLAVGLAAGCKSNSQPAAYKGEGRLLADGPAREVVTAPGGGAVAWLADPQLASDKGVNTSNQVYVGKVRMAPTSGGPAITLGDGVATLPGTFFFSPDGGKLGALTAWSFPKQHGTLVVADVARGESRKVADEVSFFAFSPDGRQLGYVADRKLSVELAAGGAPVAIAPNASTFEFSPDGKSLLVRRRAIGGGGELLLVDLAKPDQAQALADDVADYRWAEDGKRLAFTARNDKGGTDLYVVEPGSKPAKVGEGVPTFRFSPDGRHLAFIGDVTIQKQFGDLYVLPAGVAKPVKIGTTVTDFTFAPTSKRIGWLDKYSPQSRGGNLSWAELSEKPEAREVAKNVPSFVWSHGGDALAFAARQTTPVFSIDLDLYRIGKDEKPVRVGRGVFGYSFSGKDDRLFFRTECTRNARSCDLHAVSVEKPSEPARKIATGIFTYEPDPHDESMLMITYARTDADALDVAAVPADGSAGPKTLDRMVAHGTRFVGGEGDQIAYAVLDQKRLGVYVAEPPAFEKPVAAQQK